The window ACAGTTACTGCAGACAGTGCATTGAGACCCACTGGAACCAGCCTGACCAGACAGGAGACTACGACTGCCCCCAGTGCAGAAAGAGATTCAGAACACGTCCGGACCTCTTCACTAACTCAGCCTTGGAGAAGGTGATTGAGAAACTCCACCAGGCAGGGTTCAAGGTCCCTGCTCTCCCCAAGCACTGCTACgctggacctggagatgtggCCTGTGATCTCTGCACTGAGAAACAGTTCAAAGCTGTAAAGTCCTGTCTGACCTGCACTGCCTCCTACTGTGAGAGTCATGTCAGACATCACTACACCGTAGCAGCTCTGCAGAGACACACCCTGGTGGAGGTGACTGGAAACCTGGAGCAGAAACTGTGCCAGCTGCACCACAGAGCTCTGGAGGTCTTCTGTAAGACAGACCAGGTTTCTGTTTGTGTTCTGTGTGCCTTGCAGGACCACAGAAACC is drawn from Salvelinus namaycush isolate Seneca unplaced genomic scaffold, SaNama_1.0 Scaffold77, whole genome shotgun sequence and contains these coding sequences:
- the LOC120042759 gene encoding E3 ubiquitin/ISG15 ligase TRIM25-like encodes the protein MKSDWSMDRPIMFGKDASELTASLLTEDHFRCSVCTEVLKEPVSIPCGHSYCRQCIETHWNQPDQTGDYDCPQCRKRFRTRPDLFTNSALEKVIEKLHQAGFKVPALPKHCYAGPGDVACDLCTEKQFKAVKSCLTCTASYCESHVRHHYTVAALQRHTLVEVTGNLEQKLCQLHHRALEVFCKTDQVSVCVLCALQDHRNHDVIKNERDTEEENTKTQEEQIASRLEARLQREITILQHNTEELPADNSEQ